Proteins encoded in a region of the Zea mays cultivar B73 chromosome 2, Zm-B73-REFERENCE-NAM-5.0, whole genome shotgun sequence genome:
- the LOC103646293 gene encoding pentatricopeptide repeat-containing protein At1g06710, mitochondrial, producing MISRRAAATAALRASVRRACSSSSRAADPDDQLLGLLEAPEPQRGPRLSSKDFAFLQVPTPVLHAAALPPPEAVLISKAIRAYASDFDGKAERFLRRHRDFLNDAVVVAVLRSVRTPELCVRFFLWAERQVGYSHTGACYNALAEVLHFDDRARTTERLLREIGEDDREVLGRLLNVIVRKCCRHGAWAKALEELGRLKDFGYRPSGATYNALVQVLATAGQMDMGFRVQKEMSELGFCTDKFTVGCFAQALCKEGRWSDALVMIEREDFKLDTVLCTQMISGLMEASLFDEAISFLHRMRCNSCIPNVVTYRTLLAGFLKKKQLGWCKRIISMMMNEGCNPNPSLFNSLVHSYCNARDYPYAYKLLNRMAGCGCPPGYVVYNIFIGSICSGEELPSPDLLALAEKVYEEMLASSCVLNKVNTANFARCLCGMGKFDKAFQIIKLMMRKGFVPDTSTYSKVITFLCEAMKVEKAFLLFQEMKSVGVIPDVYTYTILIDSFCKVGLIEQARSWFDEMESVGCSPSVVTYTALLHAYLKTKQVPQASDIFHRMVDAGCAPNTITYSALVDGLCKAGESQKACEVYAKMIGTSDNVGSDFYFEGEHTDSIAPNVVTYGALIDGLCKAHKVVDAQELLDVMSSNGCEPNHIIYDALIDGFCKVGKLDNAQEVFFRMSKCGYLPTVHTYTSLIDAMFKDRRLDLAIKVLSQMLESSCTPNVVTYTAMIDGLCRIGECQKALKLLSMMEKRGCNPNVVTYTSLIDGLGKSGKVDMSLQLFTQMITQGCAPNYVTYRVLINHCCAAGLLDEAHSLLSEMKQTYWPKYVQGYCSVVQGFSKKFIASLGLLEELESHGMVSIAPVYGLLIDSFSKAGRLEKALELHKEMMEVSSSLNITSKDTYTSLIQALCLASQLEKAFELYSEITRKGVVPELSAFICLIKGLIKVNKWNEALQLCYSMCDEGVNWQSNNSFDGG from the exons ATGATTAGCCGCCGCGCGGCGGCCACGGCAGCCCTACGCGCCTCTGTGCGGCGTGCCTGCTCTTCCTCCTCCCGCGCCGCCGACCCTGACGACCAACTGCTTGGCCTCTTAGAAGCCCCTGAGCCGCAGCGCGGACCCCGCCTCTCATCCAAGGACTTCGCCTTTCTTCAGGTGCCCACCCCTGTCCTCCACGCCGCGGCCCTCCCGCCGCCGGAGGCTGTTCTTATATCCAAGGCGATCCGAGCCTACGCCTCCGACTTTGACGGGAAGGCGGAGCGGTTCCTGCGGCGGCACCGGGACTTCCTGAACGACGCCGTGGTAGTTGCGGTGCTCAGGTCGGTGCGCACCCCGGAGCTCTGTGTCAGGTTCTTCCTTTGGGCCGAGCGGCAGGTGGGCTACAGCCACACCGGCGCCTGCTACAACGCGCTGGCGGAAGTATTGCATTTTGACGATCGTGCTAGGACCACCGAGAGGCTGCTGAGGGAGATTGGGGAGGATGATCGTGAGGTACTCGGCAGATTGCTCAATGTGATAGTACGGAAATGCTGCCGCCACGGAGCTTGGGCCAAGGCGCTGGAGGAGCTCGGGAGACTGAAGGATTTTGGGTACAGGCCGTCAGGTGCGACCTACAATGCTCTGGTCCAGGTGCTTGCAACCGCCGGACAGATGGACATGGGTTTTCGTGTGCAGAAAGAGATGTCAGAGTTGGGGTTCTGCACGGATAAGTTCACAGTTGGGTGCTTTGCACAGGCGCTATGTAAGGAGGGGCGATGGTCTGACGCACTTGTCATGATAGAGCGGGAGGATTTCAAACTTGACACAGTGTTGTGCACCCAGATGATCAGTGGACTGATGGAGGCCTCCCTTTTTGATGAGGCAATTTCATTCCTTCATAGGATGCGGTGTAACTCTTGCATCCCTAATGTGGTCACATATAGAACACTGCTTGCTGGATTTTTAAAAAAGAAGCAGCTTGGCTGGTGCAAGAGGATAATCAGCATGATGatgaacgagggttgcaatccAAACCCCTCCTTGTTTAATTCTCTTGTGCATAGTTATTGCAATGCCAGGGATTATCCATATGCTTATAAACTTTTAAATAGGATGGCTGGTTGTGGTTGCCCTCCTGGCTATGTCGTATACAACATTTTTATTGGAAGCATATGTAGTGGAGAAGAATTGCCAAGCCCTGACTTGTTGGCATTGGCAGAAAAAGTTTATGAGGAGATGCTGGCTTCTAGTTGCGTTCTTAATAAGGTGAACACTGCAAATTTTGCTCGATGCCTTTGCGGTATGGGGAAATTTGATAAAGCATTTCAGATCATTAAGTTGATGATGAGAAAAGGCTTTGTACCTGACACGAGCACATACTCTAAGGTGATTACCTTTTTATGTGAGGCTATGAAGGTAGAAAAGGCTTTCCTTTTGTTTCAAGAGATGAAGAGTGTTGGTGTTATTCCTGATGTTTATACATACACAATTTTGATTGATAGCTTTTGTAAGGTTGGGCTCATTGAACAGGCGAGGAGCTGGTTTGATGAAATGGAGAGTGTCGGCTGCTCCCCAAGTGTAGTAACATACACTGCCTTGCTTCATGCTTACCTCAAAACAAAGCAGGTACCTCAGGCTAGTGACATTTTTCATAGAATGGTTGATGCTGGCTGTGCTCCCAATACCATTACCTACAGCGCACTAGTTGATGGCCTCTGTAAGGCAGGTGAAAGCCAAAAGGCTTGTGAAGTCTATGCCAAAATGATTGGAACATCTGACAATGTGGGATCTGATTTTTACTTTGAAGGCGAGCACACAGACTCCATTGCTCCAAATGTGGTCACATATGGTGCACTCATAGATGGTTTGTGTAAGGCACACAAGGTGGTTGATGCTCAAGAATTGCTAGATGTTATGTCATCGAATGGGTGCGAGCCAAATCACATTATATATGATGCATTGATTGATGGCTTTTGCAAAGTTGGAAAGCTTGATAATGCACAGGAGGTATTTTTTAGGATGTCTAAGTGTGGCTACTTGCCTACGGTGCATACATACACCTCCTTAATTGATGCGATGTTTAAGGACAGAAGGCTTGATCTAGCCATTAAAGTTCTCTCTCAAATGCTGGAGAGTTCTTGCACTCCTAATGTTGTCACTTACACAGCTATGATTGATGGGCTTTGCAGAATAGGCGAATGTCAAAAGGCCTTAAAGTTGTTGTCAATGATGGAAAAGAGGGGATGCAACCCAAATGTTGTGACTTACACTTCTCTCATAGATGGATTGGGAAAATCTGGTAAAGTTGATATGAGTCTTCAGCTTTTTACACAAATGATCACACAAGGGTGTGCCCCTAATTATGTTACCTACAGAGTTCTGATAAACCATTGCTGTGCTGCTGGTCTTTTGGATGAGGCACATTCACTGCTAAGTGAAATGAAGCAGACTTACTGGCCAAAATATGTGCAAGGATACTGCAGCGTAGTTCAAGGTTTTAGCAAGAAGTTCATTGCTTCTCTTGGATTGTTGGAGGAGCTGGAGTCACATGGCATGGTGTCAATAGCTCCTGTTTATGGGTTGCTCATTGATAGTTTCTCCAAGGCTGGCAGACTGGAGAAAGCCTTGGAGTTGCACAAAGAGATGATGGAAGTCTCATCATCACTAAACATAACCAGCAAGGATACATACACTTCATTGATCCAGGCACTTTGTTTGGCATCTCAGCTTGAAAAAGCATTTGAATTATACAGTGAAATAACAAGGAAAGGTGTTGTGCCAGAACTAAGTGCCTTTATTTGCCTCATAAAGGGGCTAATCAAAGTAAATAAGTGGAATGAAGCCCTGCAGTTGTGTTACAGCATGTGTGATGAG GGTGTGAACTGGCAGAGCAACAACTCTTTTGATGGAGGCTAG